In Schistocerca cancellata isolate TAMUIC-IGC-003103 chromosome 7, iqSchCanc2.1, whole genome shotgun sequence, a genomic segment contains:
- the LOC126092625 gene encoding calmodulin-lysine N-methyltransferase translates to MSAVLSNTCQQTKESSKRNEIARRRWKILARALQRSSEGETNEDEDVSVRRFTSFHLFTMKLLPSYNNSTSSVASWSEYSVVVAREKYSIFIRHPFPNFTATELMGFNNTGNICIWPSEEVLAFYALCNLQQFAGKTILELGGGSTCLAGLFLAKYSSAFKIHLTDGNESAMKNVQYIVDRNFPQGNDRLVCSVLEWGSFWRLAVNQHIKPYDIILSADCLFFDEARNDLVETIWTVLSENGTAFVMAPQRGDTFDKFRQEAKARGFICSSKKHYSDHVWNRHLQVKQNCDYDENIHYPLLLILKKSMPAEIGDQFNL, encoded by the coding sequence ATGTCTGCAGTGCTCAGCAACACATGCCAGCAAACAAAAGAaagttcaaaaagaaatgaaattgcaCGTCGACGATGGAAGATACTTGCACGTGCCCTTCAAAGAAGTAGCGAGGGTGAGacaaatgaagatgaagatgtATCTGTTCGACGCTTCACCTCATTTCATCTTTTCACAATGAAATTGTTACCATCTTATAATAATTCCACTAGCTCTGTGGCATCATGGTCAGAGTACTCTgtagtcgttgcacgtgaaaaataTTCCATATTTATTCGCCacccctttccaaatttcacagccaCAGAACTGATGGGATTCAATAATACAGGAAATATTTGTATTTGGCCTTCAGAAGAAGTACTAGCATTCTACGCACTGTGTAACTTACAACAGTTTGCTGGGAAAACAATTCTTGAACTAGGGGGTGGCAGCACTTGTCTTGCTGGTCTTTTCCTTGCTAAATATTCATCAGCTTTCAAGATACATCTTACTGATGGAAATGAATCTGCCATGAAAAATGTTCAGTATATTGTTGATCGTAACTTTCCACAGGGAAATGACAGACTTGTATGTTCTGTATTAGAATGGGGAAGCTTTTGGAGGCTAGCTGTTAATCAGCATATTAAGCCTTATGACATAATACTGTCTGCTGATTGTTTGTTCTTTGATGAAGCAAGAAATGATTTAGTAGAGACTATATGGACAGTCTTGAGTGAAAATGGGACAGCTTTTGTAATGGCACCACAGAGGGGTGATACATTTGACAAGTTTAGACAAGAGGCAAAGGCAAGGGGATTTATATGTTCAAGCAAAAAGCATTACAGTGATCATGTTTGGAACAGACACTTGCAGGTCAAACAAAACTGTGATTATGATGAAAATATCCATTATCCACTGCTACTTATTTTGAAAAAGTCTATGCCAGCAGAAATTGGAGACCAATTCAACCTCTAG